One Flavobacterium sp. 90 DNA segment encodes these proteins:
- a CDS encoding serine hydrolase domain-containing protein encodes MKNIFFSFLFLILFNIANAQKNSSFVDSIRVKYNIPEVAYAVVSADSILEIQALGYQRINSKYKAKIDDKFRLGSITKTVTTYLAATLVKEGKIKWDTKFFDLYPELKAKSNPATYNFTLQDFITFRAGINTWSYGNDTPTKKEIKGNNQQQRYEFIAWFLQQNPATEKQTVYWSNPSYVAAGLMLEKATGKTYESLVKELGKSLNIDFGFDQPNLKDKNQPWGHDENLEPEKTSLNYKLNWLSSAGNLNVSLPDYCKFTQMQLQGLLGKSKVFTKEEFEYMHYGLPEFSFGWNSEINEKSKLKYSFHNGNPGTFLTKVYICKTINKAFLLFANVQSEEADKGLLLILEELQNKYGG; translated from the coding sequence TAAGGGTAAAATATAATATTCCCGAAGTTGCTTATGCTGTAGTTTCCGCCGATTCGATTTTAGAAATTCAGGCTTTGGGATATCAGAGAATAAACTCGAAATACAAGGCTAAAATTGATGATAAATTTAGATTGGGATCTATTACAAAAACGGTAACCACTTATCTTGCAGCAACTTTAGTTAAGGAAGGAAAAATAAAATGGGATACTAAATTTTTTGATTTATATCCGGAGTTAAAAGCCAAAAGCAATCCGGCGACTTACAATTTTACGCTACAGGATTTCATCACTTTTCGAGCAGGAATCAATACTTGGTCATATGGAAATGACACTCCGACTAAGAAAGAAATCAAAGGCAATAATCAGCAACAGCGTTATGAGTTTATTGCTTGGTTTTTGCAACAAAATCCTGCCACAGAAAAGCAAACTGTATATTGGTCAAATCCAAGTTATGTTGCCGCAGGATTAATGCTCGAAAAAGCAACTGGCAAAACCTATGAATCATTAGTAAAGGAATTAGGCAAAAGCCTGAATATCGATTTTGGTTTTGATCAGCCGAATTTAAAAGATAAAAATCAACCTTGGGGACACGATGAAAATCTTGAACCTGAAAAAACTTCCTTAAATTATAAATTAAACTGGCTTTCATCAGCAGGAAATCTAAATGTTAGTTTGCCTGATTATTGCAAGTTTACACAAATGCAGCTTCAGGGATTATTAGGAAAATCTAAAGTGTTTACCAAAGAAGAATTCGAATACATGCATTATGGTTTACCCGAATTTTCTTTTGGATGGAATTCGGAAATTAATGAAAAAAGCAAATTGAAATATTCTTTTCATAACGGAAATCCCGGAACTTTTTTAACCAAAGTGTATATTTGTAAAACAATCAACAAAGCTTTCCTCCTTTTTGCCAATGTACAATCTGAAGAAGCTGATAAAGGACTTCTATTAATATTGGAAGAATTGCAAAACAAATATGGCGGTTGA